One Vibrio taketomensis DNA window includes the following coding sequences:
- the carA gene encoding glutamine-hydrolyzing carbamoyl-phosphate synthase small subunit — protein sequence MSKLALLVLEDGTVFRGVSIGADGISVGEVVFNTSMTGYQEILTDPSYSQQIVTLTYPHIGNTGTNSEDEESSSIHAQGLVIRDLPLIASNFRNEQSLSDYLKSQNIVGIADIDTRKLTRILREKGAQNGCIVAGNNLDEALALAKAKEFPGLKGMDLAKEVTTKEAYQWKQGSWTLEGGLPEAQDDSELPYHVVAYDFGAKRNILRMLVDRGCRLTVVPAETSAEEVLALNPDGVFLSNGPGDPAPCTYAIEATKVFLEKGLPIFGICLGHQILALASGAQTVKMKFGHHGANHPVKDLDRNVVMITSQNHGFAADEKTLPDNLRATHVSLFDGSLQGIHRTDKPAFSFQGHPEASPGPHDAAPLFDHFIELIKKHSA from the coding sequence TTGAGTAAATTAGCACTGTTAGTCCTGGAAGATGGGACAGTGTTCCGCGGAGTGTCCATCGGCGCTGATGGTATTTCCGTTGGTGAAGTCGTTTTTAATACCTCGATGACGGGGTACCAAGAAATCCTCACTGATCCTTCCTATTCCCAGCAAATTGTTACTCTTACTTATCCTCACATTGGCAATACCGGAACCAATTCCGAAGACGAAGAATCTTCTTCAATTCATGCTCAAGGCCTTGTGATTCGCGATCTTCCTCTTATCGCTTCCAATTTCCGTAACGAACAGTCCCTTTCTGATTACCTCAAGTCGCAAAACATTGTCGGCATCGCTGATATTGATACTCGTAAGCTCACTCGTATTCTGCGTGAAAAAGGCGCTCAAAATGGTTGTATCGTAGCTGGTAACAATCTAGACGAAGCATTGGCGCTAGCAAAAGCGAAAGAATTCCCTGGCTTGAAAGGTATGGACCTTGCGAAAGAAGTTACAACAAAAGAAGCGTATCAATGGAAACAAGGTTCGTGGACGCTCGAGGGTGGTCTTCCAGAAGCGCAAGATGACAGCGAACTGCCATACCACGTTGTTGCTTATGACTTCGGAGCCAAGCGAAACATCCTACGAATGTTGGTTGACCGCGGCTGCCGCCTAACTGTAGTGCCAGCTGAAACGTCAGCAGAAGAAGTGTTAGCACTGAATCCAGATGGCGTGTTCCTATCAAATGGCCCTGGTGATCCAGCACCATGTACTTATGCAATCGAAGCGACCAAAGTCTTCCTTGAAAAAGGTCTGCCAATTTTTGGTATCTGTCTTGGCCACCAAATTCTGGCGCTAGCGTCAGGTGCTCAAACAGTGAAAATGAAGTTTGGTCACCACGGTGCGAACCACCCAGTAAAAGATTTGGACCGTAATGTAGTGATGATCACTTCGCAAAACCACGGCTTTGCGGCAGATGAGAAAACACTACCAGACAATCTACGTGCTACTCACGTATCGCTATTTGATGGCTCACTGCAAGGTATTCACCGCACTGATAAGCCAGCATTTAGCTTCCAAGGTCACCCAGAAGCGAGCCCAGGTCCACACGATGCGGCTCCGCTATTTGACCACTTTATCGAACTGATCAAAAAACACAGCGCTTAA